AAAACGGGTGTTTAAAGGGGTATGGCGTTTTCAGTTCGTCGTTTTCTTTCTGTTATATTTTATAGTCATAATGTATGGCTTGATTATTTCAGTTATGACATAAGATAATAAAGTCTGTTTTATTGGTTAGAATGCATTATTCTGTTATACTAAAACAGAATTTTTAGACTGACGAAATGTTTGTCTTCTTTTTTAAACAATGAAAAAGAGATTTCCTTAACCGTTAAATGAGTTTAAGGGTCGTAAAGCGACACTGTTTGCTTGGCTCGAATTGAGAAGTCTAAAAGAGTGGTGTCTATTAAACGTGATTGAATGAGACTTGCTACGTCATAAAACACGCTAGTCATCTTTATCACGGATAACCGTCCGTAAAAACGTCGCCTATCGAGAGCTAACGGTCGCTAAAGTCTTGATTCACTCAACTACCAACTAGTGGGGGAGGTACGGGAACGCCCACTGTTGAAAGATCGGTTTATTCTTAAAAAGAAGGCGTTCATGTCTAAAGGGAAGGTTGAATGCAATGGAGTTACATTTTTCTAAACATGAGGATCACACATCTTTCATACATAAGTATATAAACGATGACCAGAAGATTATGAAATTTTTTGATTATCGATTAAATAAAGCCGATCGAGCTGCAAGGTATAATGAATTGATGACCTTGAACTTCCCACGTTTAGAGCTTGCTGAGGCACTAATGAAATTTAACAGGAAGCTAAACGCCTCAGGGGCTGCTTTACGCCAAATTGAACGATTGAAGAGGGCTGATAGTGTCGTTGTCGTCGGTGGACAACAAGCAGGACTGCTCTCAGGCCCTCTTTATACAATCAATAAGATGATAACGATTTTGGTAGAGGCTGCTAAACTTGAGGAAGAATTATCTGTGCCGGTTATTCCTATCTTTTGGATTGCTGGAGAGGATCATGATATTGATGAAGTAAATCATACCTTTTTCCATGAAGGAGAGGAAGTACAGCGAGTAAGTATTCCAGAACGCAATGAGCTAAAGCAATCTGTGTCCGAACGATTGATTGATTTAGATATGACGCGTGAAAAAATAGCTCATGCATTCAGTTTTCTTAGAGAGACATCCTTTACTGAAACATTATATGAAGAATTAATGGATGATCTATCTCATGACTTAACATATACACAATGGTTTGCAAAAATCGTTCAGCGTCTTTTTAGTCATACAGATTTAGTCTTATTAGACGCTGCTGACCCAGAAATTCGTCGGATCGAGCGTTCTTTTTTTGCAAAAATGGTAGCGCACAATGAGACAATTAATCAAGCGTTTAGTGAACAAGCAGACCACTTTAAAGCGATGGGTTTAGGAGAACCTATCTCAATAGACAAAAGTAACGCTCATCTCTTTTTTCACGAAGGTGGCCAACGCTTTTTACTTGAAAGAACAGAAAAAGGATTTAGAGAAAAAGCTGGTTCCCGAATTTGGACAGAGGAGTCATTACTTCGTGAAGTCGAAGAAGGGACAGTGCAATTGAGTAATAACGTGGTGACCCGTCCAGTTATGCAAGATTTATTATTACCTGTACATACCTTTATTGGAGGACCGGGAGAAGTGAGATACTGGGGGGTGTTAAAGGATGTTTTTCACTGCTTTGATAGGAAGATGCCTCTCGTTTTCCCGAGGTATCACCTTACATTATTATCTCGACGTTCTCAAAAAAATTTAAAAAGGTATAATTTATCCGTAGATGACGTGCTAACCTATGGTGTAGCTGATACGATCGAGAGAATCATCCATTCTAAGAAGCGAGTGAATAAGGATAAGGTCATGAAGAAAGCGAAAAGACAATTAAAGCAATGGATGAACGAATTGACAGAGAGTTTAGGCCCCATTGAATATGATATTGACGCGATAAATCATCAATTTGAAACGAGATTGTTTCAGCAATTGGCCACCTATGAACGGAAAATAGAAGACAAGGAATTATCGCATCATGCCACTCATATAAAAAGGTTAAACCAGCTAGAGGCTGAAATAAGGCCCCATACAGTATGGCAAGAACGGCATTTGAATATTTATCCATTCCTTAACGCTTTCGGACCAGATCTCGTAAGTAGATTATTTTATAAGCTGATAAAACAAAAAAAGAATCTTAATGAAGGAACTCATATTTTCGTTGATTTATAAGGCGTTGTGGCATTTGCCACAATGTTTTTTTTATTTTTTTTAAAATCTAAGTGGTTTAAAGTGGGGGGATGTGGTAAATTAGTGTTATAAAGTGGGGAGGAGGTGGACCCTTATGTTCATGGGTGAATACCATCATAATATTGATGATAAAGGGCGCATGATTGTGCCAGCTAAATTCCGTGATGAACTTGGGTCCACCTTCGTAGTGACAAGAGGAATGGATAAATGCTTATTTGTTTATCCTGAAAAGGAATGGCAACAATTAGAGCAAAAATTAAAAACCCTTCCGTTCACTAAAAAAGATGCTCGTGCATTCACGAGGTTTTTTTTCTCAGGAGCGACTGAATGTGAATTGGATAAACAAGGGAGAGTTAATATTGCATCAACCTTACGTTCATTTGCCATGCTTGAAAAAGAGTGTGTCGTTATCGGGGTCTCTAATCGAGTGGAGATATGGAGTAAAGACGTGTGGGAGGATTACTTTGCAGAGTCGGAGGATTCCTTTGCTGAAATTGCAGAAGGCATCGTAGATTTCGAATTGTAGAGAAGATTGAAAGGAGGAGCTTCTATTTGTTTGAACACGAAACAGTATTAAAAGACGAAACAGTTGAAGGACTAGCTGTTCAACCAAGTGGTATCTATGTGGACTGCACATTAGGTGGTGGAGGTCATAGCGAACGACTTATTCAAGAGCTATCATCAGAAGGACGACTCGTAGCTTTTGATCAAGATCAAAACGCTTTGTCTTTTGCAAAAGAAAGGCTGAAAGAATCTTCTGTTCATGTTGAATATGTACATAAAAACTTTCGGTTTTTAAGAGAAGAGCTGATGAAAAGGGAGATTGAGCAAGTAGATGGCTTTGTCTTTGATCTTGGTGTTTCTTCTCCGCAATTCGATGAACCAGAACGAGGTTTTAGTTACAGGTTTGATGCACCTCTTGACATGAGAATGAATCAAGAGCAAGATCTTACCGCTTATCATGTGGTGAATGAATGGAGCTTCAATGCGTTAACAGAAATACTTGCTCGCTACGGAGAAGAGAAGTTTGCCAAACAAATCGCTAGAAAAATTGAGAAACAGAGAGAAGTTTCTCCTATTGAGACGACTTTTCAATTGGTCGACATAATAAAAGAAGGGATCCCTGCACCTGCAAGAAGAAAAGGTGGGCATCCTGCCAAAAAGACATTCCAAGCAATCCGCATTGCAGTGAATGACGAATTAAATGTCTTTAAAGAAGCGCTTGAAGATGCCATAGCTATGACAAAACCAGGGGGAAGGATTGCTGTTATAACGTTTCATTCACTTGAGGATCGGATTTGTAAACAAGTGTTTAAAAGTAAAAGCAGCTATCCAGAGCTTCCTAAAGGCCTTCCTGTTCTCCCTGATGAATTTGAGCCTGAATTGAAGCTTATTAATAAAAAACCTATTTTAGCTAATGAACAAGAGTTAGAAGCGAATCATCGCGCTCATTCAGCTAAATTAAGAATTGCAGAAAAAAACAAATAAGGAGGATTGGATATGAGCCCGTTAGTAGAAAAGAAAGTTCAACAAAACTATGTCCCACATCGTGAAAAAGAAACGAAAAAGGTAAGAGAACGTGTTTTTAAAGGTGGGATCACTAAAGGAGAAAAAGTTATTTATGCGATGGCATTAATTGCTGTTGTATGGGTTACTTACGCCATTGTGTCGAATTATGCCACAATGTACTCACTAAATCATGAGATGCAACAAGTGGAATCCCAATTAAATAATCAAGAAAATGTCAACTCGGGTCTTACACTCCAAGTGAAGGAACTATCTGATCCTGAAAGAATTTTAGATATTGCTCAAAATGAGCTTGGGATGAAACTGAATGACGAGAGCGTCAAAGTTATTCATAGCAATGAGTGACTAATTCAATACGATGGCTTGTTTTCATGACACCGTTAACGTCTCTTTTGGGAGATAACAGGCGGTGATTTTTCTTTATTTATCACAGTTAACCGTCCGCCCCCTGGTTTAAAATAGAAAAGGAGAGCTAAATCTATTTAGGTGGGAGAGAACGGACGCTCATGTCCTGATTCACGCAACGACCAATCAGTGGCGCACTACGACAACGCCCCTGATTGAAGGCCCGTTTTATAAAAAAATATATAAAGTGTCAGCTTGGGAGGGGACATAGTGGAACAAATGAAGAGCAGCCGATTGACGAAAAGAGCACTTTGGTTCCTATTTATTCTGCTTGTGGC
The DNA window shown above is from Salipaludibacillus agaradhaerens and carries:
- the bshC gene encoding bacillithiol biosynthesis cysteine-adding enzyme BshC, translating into MELHFSKHEDHTSFIHKYINDDQKIMKFFDYRLNKADRAARYNELMTLNFPRLELAEALMKFNRKLNASGAALRQIERLKRADSVVVVGGQQAGLLSGPLYTINKMITILVEAAKLEEELSVPVIPIFWIAGEDHDIDEVNHTFFHEGEEVQRVSIPERNELKQSVSERLIDLDMTREKIAHAFSFLRETSFTETLYEELMDDLSHDLTYTQWFAKIVQRLFSHTDLVLLDAADPEIRRIERSFFAKMVAHNETINQAFSEQADHFKAMGLGEPISIDKSNAHLFFHEGGQRFLLERTEKGFREKAGSRIWTEESLLREVEEGTVQLSNNVVTRPVMQDLLLPVHTFIGGPGEVRYWGVLKDVFHCFDRKMPLVFPRYHLTLLSRRSQKNLKRYNLSVDDVLTYGVADTIERIIHSKKRVNKDKVMKKAKRQLKQWMNELTESLGPIEYDIDAINHQFETRLFQQLATYERKIEDKELSHHATHIKRLNQLEAEIRPHTVWQERHLNIYPFLNAFGPDLVSRLFYKLIKQKKNLNEGTHIFVDL
- the mraZ gene encoding division/cell wall cluster transcriptional repressor MraZ, whose protein sequence is MFMGEYHHNIDDKGRMIVPAKFRDELGSTFVVTRGMDKCLFVYPEKEWQQLEQKLKTLPFTKKDARAFTRFFFSGATECELDKQGRVNIASTLRSFAMLEKECVVIGVSNRVEIWSKDVWEDYFAESEDSFAEIAEGIVDFEL
- the rsmH gene encoding 16S rRNA (cytosine(1402)-N(4))-methyltransferase RsmH; the protein is MFEHETVLKDETVEGLAVQPSGIYVDCTLGGGGHSERLIQELSSEGRLVAFDQDQNALSFAKERLKESSVHVEYVHKNFRFLREELMKREIEQVDGFVFDLGVSSPQFDEPERGFSYRFDAPLDMRMNQEQDLTAYHVVNEWSFNALTEILARYGEEKFAKQIARKIEKQREVSPIETTFQLVDIIKEGIPAPARRKGGHPAKKTFQAIRIAVNDELNVFKEALEDAIAMTKPGGRIAVITFHSLEDRICKQVFKSKSSYPELPKGLPVLPDEFEPELKLINKKPILANEQELEANHRAHSAKLRIAEKNK
- the ftsL gene encoding cell division protein FtsL, which gives rise to MSPLVEKKVQQNYVPHREKETKKVRERVFKGGITKGEKVIYAMALIAVVWVTYAIVSNYATMYSLNHEMQQVESQLNNQENVNSGLTLQVKELSDPERILDIAQNELGMKLNDESVKVIHSNE